A portion of the Chryseobacterium tructae genome contains these proteins:
- a CDS encoding DUF4256 domain-containing protein produces the protein MKKKSLTPEQSHALLKVLQTRFEKNMSRHKSLKWENIQSKLEASPEKLWSLNEMEETEGEPDVVDYNQKTDEYIFFDCSPESPKRRSLCYDYPAWESRKANKPESNAIDKASEMGIEILTEEQYCHLQELGKFDQKTSSWIQTPTSIRELGGAVFCDRRYNTVFYYHNGADSYYAARGFRGSLRV, from the coding sequence ATGAAAAAGAAATCATTAACTCCCGAACAAAGCCACGCCCTTTTAAAAGTGCTTCAAACCCGTTTTGAAAAAAATATGTCCCGCCACAAAAGCCTGAAATGGGAAAACATCCAGTCCAAACTGGAAGCCAGTCCTGAAAAACTTTGGTCTTTAAACGAAATGGAAGAAACAGAAGGTGAACCTGATGTGGTGGATTATAACCAAAAAACAGACGAATATATCTTCTTCGACTGCTCCCCGGAAAGCCCAAAACGCAGAAGTCTTTGCTACGACTATCCTGCATGGGAATCAAGAAAAGCTAACAAACCGGAAAGCAACGCCATTGATAAAGCTTCAGAAATGGGTATTGAAATTTTAACCGAAGAACAATACTGCCACCTTCAGGAATTAGGAAAGTTTGATCAGAAAACATCCAGCTGGATCCAAACACCTACTTCAATTAGAGAACTTGGAGGCGCTGTTTTCTGCGACAGACGTTACAATACGGTTTTCTATTATCACAATGGTGCAGATTCTTATTATGCGGCGAGAGGGTTTAGGGGGAGTTTGAGGGTTTGA
- a CDS encoding IS110 family transposase has translation MKQKYIIGIDISKSKLDCAVMDSEYKIQCELIIPNTEKGIASFLKDILRMLKITKEDLLICCENTGIYNRPLEKFCSKLGYFLWVEHPMKIKKAASDLRGKDDRKDARRIAEYALRYYDKAMFYQEPDEVIQQMNVLAKSRDTLLLQKNSFGKSIKGS, from the coding sequence ATGAAACAAAAGTACATTATCGGAATTGATATTTCCAAATCAAAATTAGATTGTGCAGTAATGGATTCTGAGTATAAGATCCAATGCGAGTTGATTATTCCCAACACAGAGAAAGGAATTGCTTCTTTTTTGAAAGATATTTTAAGAATGCTAAAAATAACAAAAGAAGATCTTTTGATTTGCTGCGAAAATACTGGGATTTATAATCGGCCATTGGAAAAATTCTGTTCAAAATTAGGGTATTTTCTTTGGGTAGAACACCCAATGAAAATCAAAAAAGCAGCAAGTGATTTAAGAGGAAAAGACGACAGAAAAGATGCCAGAAGAATTGCAGAATATGCTCTGCGTTATTATGATAAAGCAATGTTTTATCAGGAACCAGATGAAGTTATACAACAAATGAATGTACTGGCAAAATCCCGTGATACTTTACTGTTGCAAAAAAACAGCTTTGGAAAATCAATTAAGGGAAGCTAA
- a CDS encoding transposase produces MTSIPGIGTQCALNLIIITNNFKSFDNAKHLACYAGVVPFKKINQEPL; encoded by the coding sequence TTGACCTCAATTCCTGGAATCGGAACTCAATGTGCTCTTAATTTAATCATCATTACCAATAACTTCAAATCGTTTGATAACGCTAAACATCTGGCTTGTTATGCGGGAGTTGTTCCGTTCAAAAAAATCAATCAGGAACCATTGTGA
- a CDS encoding DoxX family protein has product METSNKSEKRKRIIYWIFTLWMALGMISTAIVQLMKNKDELANFTTLGYPAYLMTIIGVWKILGVIAILIPKQLLLKEWAYAGFFFVMSGAVISHLIVGDTAGRTFPAVLLFVLVIISWYFRPANRKISLNNT; this is encoded by the coding sequence ATGGAAACATCAAACAAATCAGAAAAAAGAAAAAGAATCATTTATTGGATTTTCACCCTCTGGATGGCTTTAGGTATGATCTCAACAGCCATTGTTCAGCTTATGAAAAATAAGGATGAGCTTGCCAATTTTACTACCCTTGGTTATCCGGCTTACCTTATGACCATCATCGGAGTATGGAAAATTTTGGGAGTCATTGCCATTCTCATCCCGAAACAATTACTATTGAAAGAATGGGCTTATGCAGGATTTTTCTTCGTGATGTCCGGAGCTGTTATATCTCATCTTATTGTTGGCGATACTGCCGGAAGAACTTTCCCTGCTGTATTGCTGTTTGTGCTGGTTATTATTTCATGGTATTTCAGACCTGCCAACAGAAAAATCTCTCTCAACAACACCTAA
- a CDS encoding YdeI/OmpD-associated family protein produces the protein MNPKVNFFFENATQWKEEFEALRTIALSTELVEDLKWGCPCYTYERKNIFLIHGFKEYCALLFFKGALMKDPDQILIQQSENVQAARQIRFTEVQQIHDLEKELRAYMFEAVEIEESGVKVEMKKTKDFEMVEEFQNRLDQDAVLKEAFEALTPGRQRAYLLHFSSAKLSKTREARIEKCIPQILEGKGLND, from the coding sequence ATGAATCCAAAAGTTAATTTTTTCTTCGAAAACGCCACACAGTGGAAAGAAGAATTTGAAGCATTAAGAACCATTGCTCTAAGTACCGAATTGGTGGAAGATTTAAAATGGGGCTGCCCGTGTTATACCTATGAAAGGAAAAATATATTTTTAATTCACGGATTTAAAGAATATTGCGCCCTACTCTTTTTTAAAGGCGCTTTGATGAAAGATCCCGACCAGATTCTTATTCAGCAGTCTGAAAATGTGCAGGCGGCAAGACAGATCCGTTTTACAGAAGTACAGCAGATCCATGATCTGGAAAAGGAACTTCGGGCGTATATGTTTGAAGCGGTTGAAATTGAAGAATCCGGAGTGAAGGTTGAAATGAAGAAAACCAAAGATTTTGAAATGGTTGAAGAGTTTCAAAACAGACTGGATCAGGATGCTGTATTAAAAGAAGCTTTTGAAGCCTTAACACCAGGCCGTCAAAGAGCTTACCTACTCCACTTTTCCTCTGCCAAACTATCCAAAACCAGGGAAGCAAGAATCGAAAAATGCATTCCTCAGATCCTCGAAGGAAAAGGCCTTAACGACTAA
- a CDS encoding SRPBCC domain-containing protein, translating to MELKTKIQAEDGKQEIFIIREFDLPVELLFKAYTEAELFEQWMGTKVTKFENQPHGSYRFETSNPQGEVMFSANGTIHDIVENEKIIRTFQMENTPFPVQIEFLAFEKLTDTTSKITIQTIYKSVDFRDQHLKMPFAQGINRAHDRLQELFRDR from the coding sequence ATGGAACTAAAAACAAAAATCCAGGCAGAAGATGGCAAACAGGAAATCTTCATCATCAGAGAATTTGATCTTCCTGTAGAACTGCTTTTCAAGGCGTATACAGAAGCTGAACTTTTTGAACAATGGATGGGAACCAAAGTAACGAAATTTGAAAACCAACCCCATGGAAGTTACCGTTTCGAAACTTCAAATCCGCAGGGAGAAGTAATGTTTAGTGCTAACGGAACGATTCATGACATTGTTGAAAATGAAAAAATTATAAGAACATTCCAGATGGAAAACACTCCTTTTCCGGTTCAGATCGAGTTTTTAGCATTTGAAAAACTAACGGATACCACCAGTAAAATCACAATCCAGACGATATACAAATCCGTAGACTTCAGAGATCAGCACCTGAAAATGCCTTTTGCACAGGGAATTAATAGGGCGCATGATCGTTTGCAGGAGCTGTTTAGAGACCGATAG
- a CDS encoding ArsR/SmtB family transcription factor codes for MNLRRDVFQAIADPTRRSILMLVAAQSMTAGAIASNFDTARPTVSKHLQILTECELLRSEQNGREIIYHLNPNKMKEIADFIEPFRKMWDEKFNKLESVMKAYQDLHKTDR; via the coding sequence ATGAATTTAAGAAGAGATGTATTCCAGGCGATTGCAGACCCTACCAGAAGATCTATATTAATGCTGGTGGCTGCTCAATCCATGACTGCAGGAGCCATTGCTTCCAATTTCGATACAGCAAGACCTACCGTTTCCAAGCATCTTCAGATCCTTACAGAATGTGAACTGTTGAGATCTGAACAAAACGGCCGTGAAATTATTTACCACCTTAATCCCAATAAAATGAAAGAAATAGCCGACTTTATAGAGCCATTCCGCAAAATGTGGGATGAGAAATTCAATAAGCTGGAAAGTGTGATGAAAGCGTACCAAGACTTACATAAGACAGATAGATAA
- a CDS encoding helix-turn-helix transcriptional regulator → MTYTDMQNKKIHQGRNIKRFREMLGIKQEALAFELGDDWNQKKVSLLEQKETVESDILAQVAKILKVPAEAIENFDEEQAVNIISNTFNDQSNGYNYYPTFNFNPLDKMVELYERMLEQQKEMIEKLEKLIEK, encoded by the coding sequence ATGACTTACACAGATATGCAAAATAAGAAAATACATCAGGGTAGAAATATAAAACGTTTCCGTGAAATGCTGGGCATCAAGCAGGAAGCCCTAGCTTTTGAGTTGGGTGACGATTGGAACCAGAAGAAAGTTTCTCTTTTAGAACAAAAAGAAACCGTAGAATCTGATATTCTGGCGCAGGTAGCAAAGATTTTGAAAGTGCCAGCGGAAGCGATTGAGAATTTTGATGAAGAACAGGCGGTGAATATTATTTCTAATACTTTTAACGACCAATCAAACGGTTATAACTACTATCCTACTTTCAATTTCAACCCTCTTGATAAAATGGTGGAGCTCTACGAGCGTATGCTTGAACAACAGAAAGAGATGATTGAGAAATTAGAAAAACTTATAGAAAAATAA
- a CDS encoding SymE family type I addiction module toxin: MRKVIIRGKYKIVSIRNLTVSHKSFERAYRRLVFFPEIRLAGKWLLECGFEPGDHVVVTVRRNQITLEKEMNYEEV; this comes from the coding sequence ATGAGAAAAGTAATTATTCGGGGCAAATATAAGATTGTCTCCATTCGTAACCTTACGGTTTCCCATAAATCATTTGAAAGAGCCTATAGAAGACTGGTTTTCTTCCCGGAAATCCGGCTGGCAGGGAAGTGGCTGCTGGAGTGTGGCTTTGAACCGGGAGATCATGTGGTGGTGACGGTTCGGAGGAATCAGATTACTTTAGAAAAGGAGATGAACTATGAAGAGGTGTAA
- a CDS encoding DUF6265 family protein, translating to MKTKLIIILIGSLLIGSWTQKQGEIQKLDWLLGTWETKTPKGSLYETWTQKSSTELQGKSYYLKNKDTIMFEFVQLVEKDKKLHYIVSVKGQHDEQPVDFISTSSSNPTSLIFENRQNDFPQTITYKKIRKDSLFAEISGLMNGKMARQAFPMKKIK from the coding sequence ATGAAAACAAAATTAATCATCATCCTAATCGGCAGCCTGCTTATAGGCAGCTGGACTCAAAAACAAGGCGAGATCCAAAAACTGGACTGGCTGCTCGGTACCTGGGAAACCAAAACGCCCAAAGGAAGCCTTTATGAAACCTGGACTCAGAAAAGCAGTACCGAACTTCAGGGAAAAAGCTATTATCTGAAAAATAAAGATACCATTATGTTTGAGTTTGTACAATTGGTAGAAAAAGACAAAAAACTGCATTATATTGTCTCTGTAAAAGGTCAGCATGATGAGCAGCCTGTCGATTTTATTTCAACCTCAAGTTCAAATCCTACTTCATTAATATTTGAAAACCGACAGAATGACTTCCCCCAAACAATTACCTATAAAAAAATCCGTAAAGATTCTTTATTTGCTGAGATCTCAGGTCTTATGAATGGGAAAATGGCCAGACAGGCATTCCCGATGAAGAAAATAAAATAG
- a CDS encoding helix-turn-helix domain-containing protein, producing the protein MDYQIFQPHPELASLIKCYWTLDSPKEEIPQPQTIVPDGCMEMIFHYGDLYKQYIDGKSVVQPRYCVFGQLTEPLRIEPTGITGIFSVRFHHDGFLPFATIPIKEMDDKAIPLEDLFGAAGNELGEKVYQSNTIQEKIDLVETFLSERLNTETIDKIVQSTVDILLQVNGQISVHELSQQTNINRRQLERRFSSAIGMSPKQLSKTIRLQSILKHLLHKEYVNLTTLAYDAEYYDQAHFIKDFKEFTGLTPKEFYGDNLQMTSLFYGKDS; encoded by the coding sequence ATGGATTATCAGATATTCCAACCCCATCCGGAGCTGGCTTCACTCATCAAATGCTACTGGACGCTGGACAGTCCCAAAGAAGAGATTCCCCAACCTCAAACCATTGTTCCTGATGGCTGCATGGAAATGATCTTCCATTATGGAGATCTGTACAAACAGTATATTGATGGAAAATCCGTTGTACAGCCAAGATACTGTGTTTTCGGGCAGCTTACTGAACCTTTAAGAATTGAACCTACAGGCATTACCGGAATATTTTCTGTCCGTTTTCATCATGATGGTTTTCTTCCTTTTGCCACCATTCCCATCAAAGAAATGGATGATAAAGCAATTCCCTTAGAAGACCTGTTTGGAGCTGCCGGAAATGAATTGGGAGAAAAAGTCTACCAATCCAACACCATCCAGGAAAAAATAGATCTTGTAGAAACCTTCCTGAGTGAAAGACTGAACACAGAAACCATTGACAAGATTGTACAATCAACCGTAGATATTCTCTTACAGGTCAACGGGCAAATCTCGGTACATGAACTTTCCCAGCAAACTAATATCAACCGCAGACAATTGGAACGCAGGTTCTCTTCAGCGATTGGTATGAGTCCCAAGCAGCTTTCCAAAACCATAAGGCTGCAATCAATACTGAAGCATCTTCTCCATAAAGAATATGTGAATCTTACCACTCTAGCTTACGATGCAGAATATTATGACCAGGCCCATTTTATCAAAGATTTTAAAGAATTTACAGGACTTACTCCAAAGGAATTTTATGGTGATAATCTGCAAATGACCTCTCTTTTTTACGGAAAAGATTCCTGA
- a CDS encoding YdcF family protein: protein MKFLLDLLFRVLQLFAEPYFLVFLAVVIIALLRRKNKYKSLRIGIFVSVVALIIFIGNGFLGKLISGYLQKSYLHTPEMKAAAAQNPVIVVLGGGIVDIDDIEKLHTMSYSRMVTAYQLYHKYKMNNQSCTILISGKGRGNTSEAELFSEDFKKMGIPDSDIIKEDQSMNTYQNAKFSNEILKKMGTSNLYLVTSGFHMKRSLALFQTFGLKPVPQASDFIDTEITIFPNSYNAAFTFVMLKEVVGIWQVQLYNSLGMNK from the coding sequence ATGAAATTTTTACTAGACCTTTTATTCCGTGTTTTACAGCTTTTCGCAGAACCTTATTTTTTAGTATTTCTTGCAGTAGTCATTATTGCTCTGCTGAGAAGGAAGAATAAATATAAGAGCCTGAGAATAGGAATTTTTGTATCGGTGGTTGCTCTAATCATCTTTATAGGAAATGGATTTCTGGGTAAATTAATTTCCGGATATCTGCAGAAAAGTTATCTCCATACTCCTGAAATGAAGGCTGCAGCTGCTCAGAATCCTGTTATTGTAGTATTGGGTGGAGGGATTGTAGATATTGACGATATAGAGAAACTACACACCATGTCATATTCCAGGATGGTGACCGCCTATCAGTTGTATCATAAATACAAAATGAATAATCAATCCTGTACAATATTAATTTCCGGAAAGGGAAGAGGAAATACCAGTGAAGCAGAATTATTCAGTGAGGATTTTAAAAAGATGGGGATACCGGATTCTGACATTATTAAGGAAGATCAAAGCATGAATACCTATCAGAATGCAAAATTTTCCAACGAGATATTGAAAAAGATGGGAACCTCCAATCTATATCTGGTGACTTCTGGTTTTCACATGAAAAGATCTCTTGCTTTGTTTCAGACTTTTGGATTAAAACCTGTTCCGCAGGCATCAGATTTTATAGATACTGAAATCACTATATTTCCTAACAGTTATAATGCTGCATTTACCTTTGTCATGTTGAAAGAGGTAGTGGGAATATGGCAGGTACAGTTGTATAACAGTTTGGGGATGAATAAATAG